In Devosia sp. 1566, a single genomic region encodes these proteins:
- a CDS encoding acetyl/propionyl/methylcrotonyl-CoA carboxylase subunit alpha, protein MTITKLLIANRGEIACRVIKTAKRMGIATVAVYSDADRDALHVQMADEAVHIGPSPARDSYLQIDKIIAACKQTGSQAVHPGYGFLSENPRFAEALEAAGIIFVGPPVRAIEAMGDKITSKKLAAEAGVSTVPGHMGLIEDAEEAVSISQSIGYPVMIKASAGGGGKGMRIAWTDGEAREGFERSKSEAASSFGDDRIFIEKFVTEPRHIEIQLIGDSHGNVLYLNERECSIQRRNQKVIEEAPSPFLDEATRRAMGEQSVALAKAVGYTSAGTVEFIVDAERNFYFLEMNTRLQVEHPVTELITGLDLVELMLRVADGEALPLTQDEVQRNGWAIESRLYAEDPYRNFLPSTGRLTRYRPPAQSHTPELVVRNDTGVFEGGVISTFYDPMIAKLCTWAPTRIEAVDAMAVALDSFEVEGVGNNLPFLSTVMDQERFREGRLTTGYIAEEFPDGFTGAQLPRGRLIEVAAAAAMLRLTEEDRKGLVSHSPIAGAVEVYGEWVVVIEGEQVPVKLRRLDPAGSWELNLFDTALTAASFAWQPGDSLATIEWPTGETAVLKVEPTTSGCHIRYRGADLKLLVLPPHVAALLKYMPVKTPPDMSRYLLCPMPGQVVRIDVAEGEVVEDGQTLAIVEAMKMENVLRAEKRARVSRIHAAPGAVLAVDAVIMEFEAV, encoded by the coding sequence ATGACCATCACTAAACTCCTCATCGCCAATCGGGGCGAGATTGCTTGCCGCGTCATCAAAACAGCCAAGCGGATGGGGATTGCGACGGTCGCGGTTTATTCCGATGCCGACCGTGATGCCCTACATGTGCAGATGGCCGATGAGGCCGTGCATATCGGGCCGTCGCCGGCACGGGACTCTTATCTCCAGATCGACAAGATCATCGCCGCCTGCAAGCAAACCGGGTCGCAGGCGGTGCATCCCGGCTATGGGTTCTTGTCGGAAAATCCGCGCTTTGCCGAGGCGCTTGAGGCCGCGGGGATCATCTTTGTCGGCCCGCCGGTCCGCGCGATCGAGGCGATGGGTGACAAGATCACGTCCAAGAAGCTCGCGGCCGAGGCGGGGGTGTCAACCGTGCCCGGACATATGGGGCTGATCGAGGATGCCGAGGAGGCGGTCTCGATCAGCCAGTCCATCGGCTACCCCGTGATGATCAAGGCTTCGGCCGGCGGTGGCGGCAAGGGCATGCGCATTGCCTGGACCGATGGCGAGGCGCGCGAGGGCTTTGAGCGCTCCAAGTCGGAAGCGGCCTCGTCCTTTGGCGATGATCGCATCTTCATCGAGAAATTCGTCACCGAACCACGCCATATCGAAATCCAGCTGATCGGCGATAGCCACGGCAATGTGCTTTATCTCAACGAGCGGGAATGCTCGATCCAGCGGCGCAACCAGAAAGTGATCGAGGAGGCGCCATCGCCCTTTCTCGACGAAGCGACGCGCCGGGCCATGGGCGAGCAGTCGGTCGCGCTGGCCAAGGCGGTGGGCTATACCAGCGCCGGCACGGTGGAGTTCATCGTCGATGCCGAGCGCAACTTCTATTTCCTCGAAATGAATACCCGCCTGCAGGTGGAGCACCCCGTCACCGAGCTCATCACGGGTCTGGATCTGGTGGAGTTGATGCTGCGTGTCGCCGATGGCGAAGCGCTGCCCCTGACGCAGGACGAGGTGCAGCGGAACGGCTGGGCCATTGAATCGCGCCTTTATGCCGAAGATCCCTATCGCAATTTCCTGCCTTCGACCGGGCGGCTGACGCGCTATCGTCCCCCGGCCCAAAGCCACACGCCCGAGCTCGTGGTGCGCAACGACACGGGCGTGTTCGAAGGCGGGGTAATCTCGACCTTCTACGATCCCATGATCGCCAAGCTCTGCACCTGGGCGCCGACCCGCATCGAAGCGGTGGACGCGATGGCGGTGGCCCTCGACAGTTTCGAGGTGGAAGGGGTGGGCAACAATTTGCCGTTCCTTTCCACCGTTATGGACCAGGAGCGCTTTCGCGAGGGGCGGCTGACCACCGGCTATATCGCCGAGGAATTCCCCGATGGTTTTACCGGCGCGCAATTGCCGCGCGGCCGGCTGATCGAGGTGGCGGCAGCGGCGGCCATGCTGCGGCTGACCGAGGAGGACCGCAAGGGGCTCGTGTCCCATTCCCCCATTGCCGGGGCGGTGGAAGTCTATGGCGAATGGGTGGTGGTGATCGAGGGCGAACAGGTGCCAGTCAAGCTGCGCCGGCTCGATCCGGCCGGCAGCTGGGAGCTTAACCTCTTTGATACGGCGCTGACCGCCGCAAGTTTTGCCTGGCAGCCCGGCGACAGCCTCGCCACCATCGAGTGGCCGACCGGCGAAACGGCAGTGCTGAAGGTCGAGCCGACCACATCGGGCTGCCACATCCGCTATCGGGGGGCCGACCTCAAGCTTTTGGTGCTGCCGCCCCATGTCGCGGCGCTGCTCAAATACATGCCGGTCAAGACGCCGCCCGATATGAGCCGCTATCTGCTCTGCCCCATGCCCGGCCAGGTCGTGCGTATCGACGTGGCCGAGGGCGAGGTCGTGGAGGACGGCCAAACTCTGGCCATCGTCGAGGCGATGAAGATGGAAAACGTGCTCCGAGCCGAAAAGCGCGCCCGCGTCAGCAGAATCCACGCCGCCCCCGGCGCGGTGCTGGCAGTGGATGCGGTGATCATGGAATTTGAGGCGGTGTGA
- a CDS encoding endonuclease domain-containing protein, which translates to MPTRAQRLRKNPTAAEIRLWRLIAPLRLGSYHFRKQAPIGPYIADFACHHAKLIIEIDGESHFLGAGPQRDAARTSFRQAEGYRVLRFTNLDVHDNPDGVYASVLAALATDTAHAR; encoded by the coding sequence ATGCCCACGCGCGCGCAACGCCTGCGCAAGAACCCGACGGCAGCCGAGATCCGCTTATGGCGCCTCATTGCGCCCTTGCGGCTCGGCTCATATCACTTTCGCAAGCAAGCGCCGATCGGCCCCTATATTGCTGATTTTGCCTGCCACCATGCCAAGCTGATCATAGAGATCGACGGCGAGAGCCATTTCCTCGGCGCCGGGCCTCAGCGCGACGCAGCCCGAACCAGCTTCCGTCAGGCTGAAGGATACCGGGTGCTGCGCTTCACCAATCTTGACGTGCACGACAACCCGGATGGCGTTTACGCCAGCGTGTTGGCTGCCCTTGCAACGGATACCGCCCATGCCCGCTAA
- the scpA gene encoding methylmalonyl-CoA mutase, with the protein MPANFTHWATLAQKELRETPVSALNRDYGGTPVKPVYFAEDAPPMDEVPGAEPFTRGIRATMYANRPWTIRQYAGFSTARESNEFYRQALERGQKGLSVAFDLATHRGYDSDHPRVVGDVGKAGVAIDSVEDMKILFAGIPLDQMSVSMTMNGAVIPVLAMFIVAAEEQGVPQAKLEGTIQNDILKEFMVRNTYIYPPEPSMRIVGDIIAYTARHMPRFNSISISGYHMHEAGATAVQELAYTLADGIEYVRAAQGRGLDIDAFAGRLSFFFGIGMNFFLEIAKLRAARQLWSEIMTGLGAKDPRSKMLRTHCQTSGVSLTEQDPHNNIIRTTIEALAATLGGTQSLHTNSFDEAIALPTEFSSRIARNTQLILQHETRITDVVDPLGGSFYIEALTAELVAGAKALIGEVEAMDGMTAAVQSGGPKLAIETAAAQRQARIDRGEDVIVGVNRFRLDAEEPLATRQIDNAKVRDEQVAVLEQVRRTRDEALCQSMLAALREMAAMDEGNLLAAAIAAARARATLGEISGALEDVFGRHSATNRVISGIYAASYEGDPEYSTVAERVSAFKASRGRAPSLLVAKMGQDGHDRGAKIIASAFADLGFAVHLGQLFQTAQEVADDAARLDVDAVGVSSLAAGHLTLVPELIAALRERALGDTTVIVGGVIPEGDYAFLLDAGVAAIFGPGTNVLSAAFALLDQIEGRLSNR; encoded by the coding sequence ATGCCCGCTAACTTCACCCACTGGGCCACCCTCGCCCAAAAGGAACTGCGCGAGACTCCGGTGTCCGCGCTCAACCGGGATTATGGCGGCACGCCGGTCAAGCCGGTGTATTTCGCCGAGGATGCGCCTCCAATGGACGAGGTGCCGGGCGCCGAGCCGTTTACGCGCGGCATTCGGGCGACCATGTATGCCAACCGGCCTTGGACGATCCGGCAATATGCGGGCTTTTCCACCGCCCGGGAGTCCAACGAATTTTATCGCCAGGCGCTGGAGCGGGGTCAAAAGGGACTTTCGGTGGCGTTCGATCTCGCGACCCATCGCGGATATGACAGTGATCATCCCCGTGTTGTGGGCGACGTCGGCAAAGCGGGGGTGGCCATCGACAGCGTCGAGGACATGAAGATCCTCTTTGCCGGCATTCCGCTCGACCAGATGAGCGTGTCGATGACCATGAATGGCGCGGTGATCCCGGTCTTGGCCATGTTCATCGTGGCGGCCGAAGAGCAGGGCGTCCCCCAGGCCAAGCTCGAAGGCACCATCCAGAACGACATCCTCAAGGAGTTCATGGTCCGCAACACCTATATCTATCCGCCCGAGCCCTCCATGCGGATCGTGGGCGACATCATCGCCTACACCGCCCGGCACATGCCGCGCTTCAACTCGATCTCGATTTCGGGCTACCACATGCACGAAGCCGGGGCGACGGCGGTGCAGGAGCTCGCCTATACGCTGGCCGACGGCATCGAATATGTGCGGGCGGCGCAGGGGCGCGGGCTCGATATTGACGCCTTTGCCGGGCGGCTGAGCTTTTTCTTCGGCATCGGCATGAACTTCTTCCTCGAGATCGCCAAGCTCCGGGCCGCGCGCCAGCTCTGGAGCGAGATCATGACGGGGCTGGGGGCCAAGGACCCGCGCTCCAAGATGCTGCGCACCCATTGCCAGACGTCGGGCGTGTCGCTGACCGAGCAGGACCCGCACAACAACATCATCCGCACTACGATCGAGGCGCTGGCGGCCACGCTGGGCGGCACGCAGTCGCTGCACACCAATTCCTTTGATGAAGCCATTGCGCTGCCGACCGAGTTTTCCAGCCGGATCGCGCGCAATACCCAGCTGATCCTCCAGCACGAAACCCGCATCACCGATGTGGTCGACCCGCTGGGCGGCTCGTTTTATATCGAGGCGCTGACGGCTGAACTGGTGGCCGGCGCCAAGGCGCTGATCGGGGAAGTGGAAGCCATGGACGGCATGACGGCGGCCGTGCAAAGCGGTGGCCCCAAGCTCGCCATCGAAACGGCGGCCGCGCAGCGCCAGGCCCGCATCGATCGCGGCGAGGACGTGATCGTGGGCGTCAACCGCTTCCGGCTTGATGCCGAAGAGCCGCTCGCCACCCGCCAGATCGACAATGCCAAGGTTCGCGACGAACAGGTCGCGGTCCTGGAGCAGGTGCGCCGCACCCGTGACGAGGCCCTGTGCCAATCCATGCTCGCGGCCCTGCGGGAGATGGCGGCCATGGATGAAGGCAATCTGCTGGCGGCGGCCATTGCCGCGGCGCGCGCCCGCGCGACCCTCGGGGAAATCAGTGGGGCGCTGGAAGATGTGTTTGGCCGCCACTCCGCCACCAACCGGGTGATTTCAGGCATCTATGCCGCCAGCTACGAGGGCGACCCCGAATACAGCACCGTCGCCGAGCGCGTTTCTGCGTTCAAGGCGAGCCGGGGCCGGGCGCCCTCGCTGCTGGTGGCCAAGATGGGGCAGGACGGGCACGATCGCGGCGCCAAGATCATCGCTTCGGCTTTCGCCGATCTGGGCTTCGCGGTGCATCTGGGGCAATTGTTCCAGACGGCGCAGGAGGTGGCCGATGATGCCGCCAGGCTCGATGTCGATGCCGTTGGCGTATCGTCGCTGGCGGCCGGGCACCTGACGCTGGTGCCTGAATTGATTGCGGCCCTGCGCGAGCGGGCACTTGGCGACACCACCGTGATCGTGGGTGGCGTGATCCCGGAAGGGGATTACGCCTTCTTGCTGGATGCTGGCGTGGCGGCCATTTTTGGCCCCGGCACCAATGTGCTGTCCGCTGCCTTTGCCCTCCTGGACCAGATCGAGGGCCGGCTCAGCAACCGCTAA
- a CDS encoding hydroxyacid dehydrogenase: MPSDAKPLIISAPHPRSIDLIFTPEARAALLARYRVLEIEPTALDAVPGESLAAARYILGQPPISPAVLDQLTNLRCVFNVESNLINNMPYDTLFERGIHVVTTGAVFAEPVAELGLGLALDLARGISGNDAAFGTGTELWGGDGNRSARLLSGSEIGIIGFGDLGRTLNRLLAGFRARVRVFDPWLPPSLLEEHGVVPATLDDVLTQSDFVFVVAAVTSENKAFLGAEAFNSMRPGAAFILLSRADVVDFEALMEAVRSGHIRAATDVFPEEPLPLDHPARSLEGLLRSAHRAGALDIAFKRMGDMVLEDMALLDRGLPPLRGKRAERETVSRMRSRPVDKN; the protein is encoded by the coding sequence ATGCCCTCCGACGCCAAACCCCTCATCATCAGCGCGCCCCATCCCCGCAGCATCGATCTCATCTTCACGCCCGAAGCGCGCGCCGCGCTGTTGGCCCGCTATCGGGTGCTCGAGATCGAGCCAACCGCGCTCGATGCCGTCCCCGGAGAAAGTCTCGCCGCGGCGCGTTATATTCTGGGTCAGCCGCCCATCTCCCCGGCGGTTCTCGACCAGCTCACCAATCTGCGCTGCGTCTTTAATGTCGAAAGCAATCTCATCAACAACATGCCCTACGACACGTTGTTCGAGCGGGGCATCCATGTGGTCACCACCGGAGCGGTGTTTGCCGAGCCGGTAGCGGAGCTGGGCCTCGGCCTGGCGCTCGATCTGGCGCGCGGGATCAGCGGCAATGATGCGGCCTTCGGCACCGGCACCGAGCTTTGGGGTGGCGACGGCAACCGGAGCGCCCGGCTGCTGAGCGGCTCGGAGATCGGCATTATCGGCTTTGGCGATCTGGGCCGCACGCTCAACCGGCTCCTCGCCGGCTTTCGCGCCCGGGTTCGCGTGTTCGACCCGTGGCTGCCACCATCGCTGCTCGAAGAGCATGGCGTCGTGCCGGCGACGCTCGACGACGTGCTGACGCAAAGCGACTTCGTGTTCGTCGTCGCTGCCGTAACCTCGGAAAACAAGGCGTTCCTTGGCGCCGAGGCCTTCAACAGCATGCGCCCGGGCGCCGCGTTCATCCTTCTCAGCCGCGCCGACGTGGTGGATTTCGAGGCGCTGATGGAGGCGGTGCGCAGCGGTCATATCCGGGCGGCAACCGATGTCTTCCCCGAAGAGCCGCTGCCCCTCGATCATCCCGCCCGCAGTCTTGAGGGACTGTTGCGCTCGGCGCATCGGGCGGGGGCCCTCGATATCGCCTTCAAGCGCATGGGCGACATGGTGCTCGAGGATATGGCGCTGCTCGATCGCGGCCTGCCGCCGCTGCGCGGCAAGCGGGCGGAGCGCGAAACGGTGTCCCGCATGCGCTCGAGGCCCGTCGACAAGAACTGA
- a CDS encoding substrate-binding domain-containing protein has product MNTKLWLLLAGSALVMACNPVMAQDKKELAIVVKGLDNPYFEEMHQGCELWNEENPDSEYICTYTGPALSSDEAGEVQIVDDLLTRGVAAMAISPSNAPAMANLLKQRAPTIPIMTIDADLLEADASLRKGFIGHSNYLLGEEIAKELMALKPEGGTVCFQLGNVAAANINERVAGARDTLAGAENTDRLTGQGGWTEVEGCPVYTNDDSALANTQLTDVLTANPDIDALFLVGGWAQFSPQAYTQVTDPIMDKLQSKEIVIVSSDLLDTQVQAFKQGRSHANVAQQPFEMGHQAPDLMIKLIEGEPVEEFTYLEFNKCTQADPGACQ; this is encoded by the coding sequence ATGAACACCAAACTGTGGCTGCTGCTCGCCGGCAGCGCCCTCGTCATGGCCTGCAACCCGGTTATGGCGCAGGACAAGAAAGAACTCGCCATCGTCGTCAAGGGCCTCGACAATCCCTATTTCGAGGAGATGCACCAGGGCTGCGAGTTGTGGAACGAGGAAAACCCGGATTCCGAATATATCTGCACCTATACCGGCCCGGCCCTGTCATCGGATGAGGCGGGCGAGGTCCAGATCGTGGACGATCTGCTGACCCGTGGGGTGGCTGCGATGGCGATCTCGCCCTCCAATGCACCCGCCATGGCGAACTTGCTGAAACAGCGTGCCCCCACGATCCCGATCATGACCATCGATGCCGATCTGCTGGAAGCCGATGCATCGCTGCGCAAGGGCTTCATTGGGCACTCCAATTATCTGCTGGGCGAGGAAATCGCCAAGGAGCTGATGGCGCTCAAGCCCGAGGGCGGCACGGTCTGCTTCCAGCTCGGCAATGTGGCGGCGGCCAACATCAATGAGCGCGTCGCCGGCGCGCGCGACACGCTCGCGGGCGCCGAAAACACCGACCGCCTCACCGGCCAGGGTGGCTGGACCGAAGTGGAAGGCTGCCCCGTCTACACCAATGACGACTCGGCGCTGGCCAATACCCAGCTCACCGACGTGCTGACCGCCAATCCCGATATCGACGCCCTCTTCCTCGTTGGCGGCTGGGCCCAGTTCAGCCCGCAGGCCTATACCCAGGTCACCGACCCGATTATGGACAAGCTCCAATCCAAGGAGATCGTGATCGTATCCTCCGACTTGCTTGACACCCAGGTCCAGGCGTTCAAGCAAGGCCGTTCGCACGCCAATGTGGCCCAGCAGCCCTTCGAGATGGGCCACCAAGCCCCTGACCTGATGATCAAGCTGATCGAAGGCGAGCCGGTGGAAGAATTCACCTATCTCGAATTCAACAAGTGCACCCAGGCCGATCCCGGCGCCTGCCAATAG
- a CDS encoding ATP-binding cassette domain-containing protein: MSVLELDHVSKHYGAIQALSDVSLTLKAGECVGLVGDNGAGKSTLVKIIAGNFHPSSGEIRIDGQKTDLHSPKDARTKGIEIVYQDLALADNLTAAANIFMGRELTNGFGILDYRGMYRRAGELFAELKSETRPRDVVRRMSGGQRQAVAIARTRLSNPKIVLMDEPTAAISVRQVAEVLNLIRRLKDQGMAVVLISHRIPDIFEVCDRLIVLRRGRKVGDKRVADSSPQEVTGLITGAIEQV, from the coding sequence ATGAGCGTGTTGGAGCTGGACCACGTGTCCAAGCACTATGGTGCGATCCAGGCCCTGAGTGATGTTTCCCTCACGCTCAAAGCCGGGGAATGCGTGGGGCTGGTGGGCGACAATGGCGCGGGCAAGTCGACGCTGGTCAAGATCATCGCCGGTAACTTCCACCCGAGCAGCGGCGAAATCCGGATCGATGGGCAAAAGACCGATCTGCATAGCCCTAAGGACGCGCGCACCAAGGGAATCGAGATCGTCTACCAGGACCTGGCGCTGGCCGACAATCTGACCGCGGCCGCCAATATCTTCATGGGCCGCGAGCTCACCAATGGCTTTGGCATTCTCGATTATCGCGGCATGTACAGGCGGGCAGGGGAGCTGTTTGCCGAGCTGAAGTCCGAAACCCGGCCGCGCGATGTGGTGCGGCGTATGTCGGGCGGGCAGCGCCAGGCCGTGGCGATTGCGCGAACGCGGCTATCCAACCCCAAGATCGTGCTGATGGACGAGCCGACGGCGGCCATCAGCGTGCGCCAGGTGGCCGAAGTGCTCAACCTCATCCGGCGCCTCAAGGACCAGGGCATGGCCGTAGTGCTGATCAGCCACCGCATCCCCGATATTTTCGAAGTTTGCGACCGGCTGATCGTGCTGCGGCGGGGGCGTAAGGTTGGCGACAAGCGCGTCGCCGACTCCTCGCCCCAGGAGGTCACCGGCCTCATCACCGGCGCCATCGAACAGGTCTAG
- a CDS encoding ABC transporter permease has translation MAADSSLSSAIDQQTHRGFLPWLLSRQVFWVVVATLGACLFLSLYTSTFGTAQNLFNVTRNFAFVGIIALGMTAVIMTGGIDLSVGSTVLVAAIVTSTLMASGLPLGIAMPAALGAALLIGLVNGVFVAVLGMPPFVVTLGMMSIARSLGMVLSNNKLIYEFGPDQGLLFAIGGGSVVFFGLPVPNPLLVMIALALVTGFAFRWTKWGRHVLAIGGNEHAAVLTGIPVRAVKVSVYMFAAFTAGLTGFLEVGWLGGVSTGLGTGMELTVIAAAVIGGANLSGGSGSALGAVMGAALIEVIRNSLILLGISTFWQGTFVGSAIVLAVAFNKLRDKDTSE, from the coding sequence ATGGCCGCCGATTCATCCCTTTCGAGCGCGATCGACCAGCAAACCCATCGCGGTTTCCTGCCCTGGCTGCTTAGCCGGCAAGTGTTCTGGGTGGTGGTCGCTACCCTCGGGGCCTGCCTCTTCCTGTCGCTCTACACCTCGACTTTTGGCACGGCGCAGAACCTCTTTAACGTCACCCGCAATTTTGCGTTTGTCGGCATCATCGCGCTGGGCATGACGGCGGTGATCATGACGGGAGGGATCGATCTTTCGGTGGGCTCGACCGTGCTGGTCGCCGCCATTGTCACCAGCACGCTGATGGCCAGCGGGCTGCCATTGGGTATCGCCATGCCGGCAGCTTTGGGGGCAGCGCTGCTGATCGGCCTCGTCAACGGGGTCTTTGTCGCGGTTCTGGGCATGCCGCCTTTCGTGGTGACGCTGGGCATGATGTCGATCGCCCGCTCGCTGGGCATGGTGCTGTCCAACAACAAGCTGATCTACGAATTCGGGCCCGACCAGGGGCTGCTGTTTGCCATTGGCGGCGGCTCGGTGGTGTTCTTTGGGCTCCCCGTGCCCAATCCGCTGCTGGTGATGATTGCCCTGGCGCTGGTCACCGGCTTTGCCTTTCGCTGGACCAAATGGGGCCGCCATGTGCTGGCCATCGGCGGCAATGAACATGCCGCTGTTCTCACCGGCATTCCGGTCCGCGCCGTCAAGGTTTCGGTTTATATGTTCGCCGCCTTCACCGCGGGCCTCACGGGCTTTCTCGAAGTGGGCTGGCTCGGCGGCGTCAGCACCGGGCTGGGCACCGGCATGGAGCTGACGGTGATCGCGGCGGCCGTGATCGGGGGCGCCAATCTCTCCGGCGGCAGCGGCTCGGCGCTCGGGGCGGTGATGGGCGCGGCGCTGATCGAGGTGATCCGCAACAGCCTGATCCTCCTGGGGATCAGCACGTTCTGGCAGGGCACCTTTGTGGGCTCGGCCATCGTGCTCGCGGTCGCCTTCAACAAGCTGCGCGACAAGGACACCAGCGAGTAG
- a CDS encoding FAD/NAD(P)-binding protein: protein MSNRELAVTIIGGGASGVLLAAHLLRDPAADIRVTLLERRGQVGQGVAYSATQRDHKVNVPARGMSAFADDPDHFWRWLQARNYPTESGSWVFVPRRLYGAYLEDVLAEAARARPGRLVVQSEEVVRLTEGRHEVETLLANGSSITSRFAVLTVGHETQPARGRGIAVRVGSEADTPLDPDAPVMILGSGLSMVDAWLSLAKAEHRGPTLVVSRNGLLPKGHRDIPPLSIAEADVPFGASLPEFMGWFRGLVAQTEANGGDWRSVVDGLRPYNQRIWQSWSDHTRRQALRHLRPWWNIHRHRLPPELHQRLEEAVTEGQVSLVAAEFVGIDRAPEGVRATIRRRGTQERETLDIARVYDCGGVSVDVLSSSNPVIRDLVASGAARPDPLHIGLDVSPDCFVVNAEGQPSRHLLALGPLTRGRFFEIEAVPDIRVQAAAIARKILES, encoded by the coding sequence ATGAGCAACAGAGAGCTGGCAGTGACTATCATCGGCGGGGGTGCCAGCGGCGTGTTGCTGGCCGCCCATTTGCTGCGCGATCCGGCCGCCGATATCCGCGTGACCCTTTTGGAGCGCCGGGGACAGGTTGGGCAAGGCGTCGCTTATTCCGCGACCCAGCGCGACCACAAGGTCAATGTGCCGGCCCGCGGCATGAGCGCCTTTGCCGATGATCCCGACCATTTCTGGCGCTGGCTGCAGGCGAGGAACTACCCCACCGAGAGCGGCTCCTGGGTGTTCGTGCCGCGTCGGCTTTATGGCGCCTATCTTGAGGATGTGCTGGCGGAAGCCGCTCGCGCGCGGCCGGGGCGGCTCGTGGTGCAGAGCGAAGAAGTTGTGCGCCTCACCGAAGGGCGCCACGAGGTGGAAACGCTGCTCGCCAATGGGTCGAGCATTACCAGCCGCTTTGCCGTGCTGACGGTGGGTCACGAAACCCAGCCGGCCCGGGGACGCGGCATTGCCGTGCGCGTCGGTTCGGAGGCCGATACGCCGCTTGATCCAGATGCGCCGGTGATGATCCTGGGCTCGGGTCTTTCCATGGTAGATGCCTGGCTGTCCCTAGCGAAAGCCGAGCATCGCGGCCCAACGCTCGTCGTGTCGCGCAATGGGCTGCTGCCCAAGGGGCACCGCGATATTCCCCCGCTCAGCATCGCGGAGGCCGATGTGCCCTTTGGCGCGTCCCTGCCCGAATTCATGGGCTGGTTCCGGGGCCTTGTGGCGCAGACCGAAGCGAATGGTGGCGACTGGCGCAGCGTCGTTGATGGCCTTCGCCCTTATAACCAGCGCATCTGGCAGAGCTGGTCCGATCACACGCGTCGCCAGGCGCTGCGCCATTTGCGGCCGTGGTGGAACATTCACCGCCACCGGCTGCCACCTGAGCTGCATCAGCGTCTCGAGGAAGCGGTCACCGAGGGTCAGGTGAGCCTCGTCGCGGCCGAGTTTGTCGGCATCGACCGCGCTCCAGAAGGGGTCCGTGCCACCATCCGCCGCCGGGGCACGCAGGAGCGCGAAACGCTCGATATCGCCCGGGTCTATGATTGCGGCGGGGTGAGCGTCGATGTGCTTTCGAGCTCCAATCCGGTGATCCGCGACCTCGTGGCCAGCGGCGCCGCCCGCCCCGACCCGCTCCATATCGGGCTCGATGTCAGCCCCGACTGCTTTGTGGTCAATGCCGAAGGGCAGCCCTCGCGGCACCTGCTGGCGCTCGGTCCGCTGACGCGCGGGCGGTTCTTCGAGATCGAGGCCGTGCCCGATATCCGGGTGCAAGCCGCCGCGATCGCGCGCAAGATCCTCGAGAGTTAG